AGCTTTCATTGCTTCTAATATTGTTAAACCAAAGCTATCATCACTAGTGGGATGTAACAAAATATGATGATCAAAATAAACTCGCTCCAATTTATCATAGGTTAAATTAAATTCAATAAAATTTATGTTAGAGGATTTTTCGATTGTTTCCCAAATTTCTTTATTTATGGAACGTTTATTAGAAATAATTGTTAAACTTACATATCTATTATTTATTTTTTCCATTAGTTTAATTACTTCTAATCCACCCTTAGAAATAAATCTTTTCCCTTGTGCTATGTATATAAGCTTCAGTTTTTTTTGTTCTATTTTTTCTCGTAACAATTCTTCTTTAAAAAAAGAATTTTTCAATACTAGAGGATAAATCGTTTCTAGTTTGAAGTTTGGTGCATCACCTACATTACAAAGTTTAGTAAATGTAGTCTCGCATGCCTTAGACATACAGCAGATTTCTAATAATCTTTTATTTTCCAAATGTTTTTTCAAAAATCGTCTACCTAAAAAAGACTCTCCTCTACCAATAGAGTAATGATAAAGAGCTGTTGGGTTCTCAAGATACAGAGCATAGGGTAATTTCGAGTCAACAAAACGGTTAAAACTAAATAAATAATCATAGTTAGTTTCTTTATTTTTGATTACTTGTGAAATGCCTAAAATATCAAATAATTTACTACGAATAAGTTTCGACAAAAGTTCTTTTTTTCTATTATTTATTTCATAAACCTTACTTTTTTGTATAAAATTGACAAAAAGTCTGTCATCGTTAAAAAGTGTGGTAAGAAATCCTCTTACATTACTAACTACACGTACTTTTTCCATAATTATTCAATTCCCTTTAACAATTAATTTTATCAACAAAGTTTCTCGTAAACTTTGTTGTCTTTTCTCATTTACATAGGTATAAGTTCTCCTTTTTATCTAGTCGTATCTGCTTTTTCCCAAAATGCTTTAGACTTCCCTGTAATTTCTTTAAAAGCAGCTACTGCTTGCGCAACTATAGTCATTGTGTAATAAAATATTAATTTAATGTACTTATTTACACTATTCTTCCCAACTATAGCAATTACGAAAAAAAGGATTTGTACTACTAAAAAAAATGCATATATTAAATAATTACTTTGTATAACCATAAAAATGTTGAATAATAAAAGTAAAATATGGAACAGATACAAGTTATTTCTAAAAGTTCTATGCGAAATATAAAACAATGAAAAAAGTTTATTTCTCTGTATATTATATTTTTGTATATCAATAAAATTGATAGCAATATTTTTTCTCGCCATTCTTACTTTTCTGATAAATTCGTCGCCATCAGTTTCGCCAGCTTTTTCAAATGCAATCGCATCCTTATTAAACACAGCTCTTTTGCCTAAGTTAACGAGCTTAGGCGGAAAAATACTATCATGACTAAATATAGGATCAATTTTAATATAATCATCTTTTCTTACCGCATATATGCTCCCGTTCCCAGCAGTAATTGAAGACAAATCTGATTCCATCAACCTTAAACTAAGGTCAATGTTCCAATAAGAAGCTTCCGACTCGCTGGTTTTGTTTTCTGCCGAATTTAGATAAGATAACTTACCAGCCACATAACCAACACTTCTGTCTGATAAAGTTTTAATTAATTCGGTTAACGCTTGTTTATCAAAAATAGAATTAGCATCTGTAAAAACTAGAATTTCTCCTTTAGCAATGTCTACAGCCTCATCTTGAGCATTAGTTTTTCCCTTTCTAGACTCTACGTTGTAAAGCTTGATACTATCTTTATGCTGTACTTGATAACTTTTAACTATATTGTTTGTCTTATCAGTACTATTATCAGAAGATATTATAATTTCATATTTATCTTTAGGATAGGATATATTTAAAAGGTTTACGATTTTTTTTTCAATTACGTTTTCTTCGTTATGGGCTGGAACAATAATTGAAACCATAGGTTGATAACTATGATCTATTTTGATTTTTTTGTGACTAAGTAATTTATGTAAAATTTTTAATAACAATGGGTACCCTATCATGGTGTAAAACACTAAAAAAGCACATATATAAAACCCTATTTTCAATTAAACTACCTCTCTTGCTTATCATTTCCTTTAAATTTTTCTACAGTGGAACTAGTTTGTGAAGAAACCCCTTCTTTGACAAAAACTTTTTTTATAGTTAAAAAAAATATCAATAAGTCTTGCTTAAAACTAATATTCCTTACATATTTAACATCTAACTCAAATTTTTCTTGCCAACTTATTAAATTACGTCCACTTACCTGAGCCAATCCAGTAAGCCCTGGCCTCACATTATGTCGTTGCTTTTGTTGTTCATTATATAAGGGTAAATATTCAACTAAGAGTGGTCTAGGACCAATTATTGACATATCACCTTTTAAAATATTCCAAAGTTCAGGTAATTCATCTAAACTTGTAGATCTTAAGAATTTCCCAAATCTAGTTAACCTTTTTTCGTCAGGTAAAGGGGCCCCATTTTCTTGTACCTCATTAGTCATCGTTCTAAATTTATACATTGAAAATATTTCCCCATTCAGCCCAGGGCGTTCCTGTTTAAAAAAAATTGTTTTACCTAAGTTCACTCTAACTAGTATGACTATTATAAGAAACACTGGAGAAAACAGTGTAAGTGACAAAAATGATAATAAAATATCTAAGCCACGCTTTATAAAACGTTCGTACATAGTTTTATTCACTTTGCAACACTCTCTTTATAACAGACGTGACTCTATATAAATCCTCATCTTCCATTTTAGTATCAGATGGTAAGCAGATACCTTTTTTAAATAATTCTTCTGAAACTTCCCCGCCTATATAATCATAATTTGCAAACACAGGTTGTAAATGCATTGGTTTCCATACAGGTCTTGACTCAATATTAGCTTCATCTAAAGCATCGATTAATTCATTTGTATCTTTATTTTTCAGAATGACAACGGATAGCCAAAAATTAGACTCACTCCACCCATTTTCTGGCATAAAAGATATATTGGAAAATTCTTTTAGTTCTTGTTTATAAAAGTCATGTATATATCTTTTTTTCTGAATTCGATTATTTAAAACTTTTAATTGACCACGACCAACGCCCGCTACAATATTGCTCATACGATAATTATAACCAATCTCACTATGCTGATAATGACGTGCCTTATCTCTTGCTTGAGTAGACCAAAATCGTACTTTTTCAATTTTTTCCTTATCATTTGAAACAAGCATTCCACCACCAGAAGTAGTAATAATTTTATTACCGTTAAAAGAATAAATGCCATATTTACCAAATGTTCCAGTTGCTTGTCCTTTATATGTTGTCCCAAGCGATTCAGCTGCATCTTCAATCAAAGTTACATTATACTCATTACATATAGCAACAATTTCATCTAATTGCGCAGCTAGGCCATAAAGGTTAACTACAATTACTGCTTTAGCATTCGGATATTTTTCTAGAGCTGCTCTTAAAAATTCAGGGTCCATATTCCAAGTTTCTTCTTCGCTATCTACAAAAACAGGAATAGCTCCCTGATAAATAATTGGATTTGCTGTTGCTGAAAATGTTAAAGACTGACAAATAACAATATCATCTTCTTTTACATCCGCTGCCTTAAGGGCCATATGTATAGCAGCTGTGCCTGATATTAAGGCTGCACCGTTTTGGCTTCTTACATAATTTACTAATTCATGTTCAAATTCATCCACATTTTTTCCTAAAGGAGCTATCCAATTCTTATCAAAAGCTTCTTGAACATATTCTTGTTCAAATCCTTCATTACTCATATGGGGAGAAGACAGTACCAATCGTTCTTTATTCATCATTATCCCAACTTTCTATTTCTTTCGACGGAACACCTACAACCTTTGAACAGTTATAGACATCCCTTATTACAACACTACCGGCTCCGAGGATATTACTATCGCCTATCGTTAACCCCTGTATAACTTTTAGCCCAACCCCAAATTGATTTGCATTTCCAATCTTTACATTTCCTGAAATATTAACCGCAGGAAAGAACGAATTGAAATCACCAAGTATTGAATCATGACCAATTGTAGAAGCTATATTAAACATATTGAAGCTTCCAATTTTAATATCACTTGTATAAGTCGTATTTGCCATTAAAACATTACCAATCCCTAGCTGAATATTATGACCTAATATAACTGTGGGGTCGATAATATTAGGAAATGTAATAAGCTTGTTACTCTTTAATTTCTCATATACAACTTCTCGAGTAACTGAATCTGCTATAGCTATGACAACGCTAATTTCCTTTGTACAATCTTGTAAGAATTTTAGCGTTCCTATAACAGGTTTTCCATATATTTTTTCATCTATATTTTGATAGTTATCATCAACAAAACCTATAACGTTATGCTCTTGCAATCTATCTATTGAAAAGGCAACTTCTTTTCCAAATCCTCCAGCACCAACTATTATAATCTGCATACTATCACCTACTTATTCGAACTATTAGCGAAATTAACAACTTCATTTGCTAGCTGCTCATCATTATCTGGCAAATAATCAACAAACTCTAAGACCTCGTCTAAGGAATATCCGTTCACATTCCCCACAAAAATCTGGTCATGCACTTGTTCTTCACTACGCTCTTTGTCTAATAACAATTCTTCATAAAGTTTCTCACCAGGACGTATGCCTGTTTCTACAATTTCTATTTCGTCTTCGGAATAGCCACTAAGTCGCACCATATTTTTGGCTAGATCCAAAATTTTCACCGGCTCGTGCATATCAAGGACGAATACTTCGCCACCTTTGGCTAAGGCACCCGATTGAATGACTAATCGACTTGCCTCTGGGATCGTCATAAAATAACGTGTCATACGAAAATCTGTCACAGTCAAAGGTCCACCATTCGCGAGCTGTTCCCGGAATAAGGGAATAACGCTCCCACGTGAACCTAAGACATTGCCAAAACGTACAGCTGAGAATTTTGTTGTTCCTTTTTCATTCATTCCGGTGACAATCATTTCTGCGATTCGTT
This region of Tetragenococcus osmophilus genomic DNA includes:
- a CDS encoding glycosyltransferase family 4 protein, whose product is MEKVRVVSNVRGFLTTLFNDDRLFVNFIQKSKVYEINNRKKELLSKLIRSKLFDILGISQVIKNKETNYDYLFSFNRFVDSKLPYALYLENPTALYHYSIGRGESFLGRRFLKKHLENKRLLEICCMSKACETTFTKLCNVGDAPNFKLETIYPLVLKNSFFKEELLREKIEQKKLKLIYIAQGKRFISKGGLEVIKLMEKINNRYVSLTIISNKRSINKEIWETIEKSSNINFIEFNLTYDKLERVYFDHHILLHPTSDDSFGLTILEAMKAGLPVISTNLYAIPEMVVDGYNGYLTTPKYYFFDEDNLPNKKVWNNREETIYSEKNIDNNIINFMNEKIAKLDSNRGLLMQMSLNSYKKATVGEFSEEWIIRQWNNVFLKENK
- a CDS encoding glycosyltransferase, producing the protein MKIGFYICAFLVFYTMIGYPLLLKILHKLLSHKKIKIDHSYQPMVSIIVPAHNEENVIEKKIVNLLNISYPKDKYEIIISSDNSTDKTNNIVKSYQVQHKDSIKLYNVESRKGKTNAQDEAVDIAKGEILVFTDANSIFDKQALTELIKTLSDRSVGYVAGKLSYLNSAENKTSESEASYWNIDLSLRLMESDLSSITAGNGSIYAVRKDDYIKIDPIFSHDSIFPPKLVNLGKRAVFNKDAIAFEKAGETDGDEFIRKVRMARKNIAINFIDIQKYNIQRNKLFSLFYISHRTFRNNLYLFHILLLLFNIFMVIQSNYLIYAFFLVVQILFFVIAIVGKNSVNKYIKLIFYYTMTIVAQAVAAFKEITGKSKAFWEKADTTR
- a CDS encoding sugar transferase, which translates into the protein MYERFIKRGLDILLSFLSLTLFSPVFLIIVILVRVNLGKTIFFKQERPGLNGEIFSMYKFRTMTNEVQENGAPLPDEKRLTRFGKFLRSTSLDELPELWNILKGDMSIIGPRPLLVEYLPLYNEQQKQRHNVRPGLTGLAQVSGRNLISWQEKFELDVKYVRNISFKQDLLIFFLTIKKVFVKEGVSSQTSSTVEKFKGNDKQER
- a CDS encoding DegT/DnrJ/EryC1/StrS family aminotransferase translates to MNKERLVLSSPHMSNEGFEQEYVQEAFDKNWIAPLGKNVDEFEHELVNYVRSQNGAALISGTAAIHMALKAADVKEDDIVICQSLTFSATANPIIYQGAIPVFVDSEEETWNMDPEFLRAALEKYPNAKAVIVVNLYGLAAQLDEIVAICNEYNVTLIEDAAESLGTTYKGQATGTFGKYGIYSFNGNKIITTSGGGMLVSNDKEKIEKVRFWSTQARDKARHYQHSEIGYNYRMSNIVAGVGRGQLKVLNNRIQKKRYIHDFYKQELKEFSNISFMPENGWSESNFWLSVVILKNKDTNELIDALDEANIESRPVWKPMHLQPVFANYDYIGGEVSEELFKKGICLPSDTKMEDEDLYRVTSVIKRVLQSE
- a CDS encoding acetyltransferase gives rise to the protein MQIIIVGAGGFGKEVAFSIDRLQEHNVIGFVDDNYQNIDEKIYGKPVIGTLKFLQDCTKEISVVIAIADSVTREVVYEKLKSNKLITFPNIIDPTVILGHNIQLGIGNVLMANTTYTSDIKIGSFNMFNIASTIGHDSILGDFNSFFPAVNISGNVKIGNANQFGVGLKVIQGLTIGDSNILGAGSVVIRDVYNCSKVVGVPSKEIESWDNDE